From a single Okeanomitos corallinicola TIOX110 genomic region:
- a CDS encoding glycosyltransferase family 4 protein: MRILIYSYNYHPEPIGIAPLMTELAQGLVKRGHEVRVVTAMPNYPERQIYPEYRGKLYLTEHKNGVHIQRSFVWIRPQPNLLDRVLLDASFVVTSFIPAFMGKRPDVIILTSPSLPVCIPATLLGWLRNCPVVLNLQDILPEAAVHVGLLKNKLLIKIFTALEKFAYAKATKISVIADGFVENLLSKNVPASKIVQIPNWVDVNFISPLPKEANPFRTTHKLNGKFVILYSGNIALTQGLETVIKAAAKLRDITEIAFVIVGEAKGLQRLQQHCLDWGADNVLLLPFQPRQELPQMLAAADVGLVVQKKNVISFNMPSKIQVLLASGRAILGSVPDNGTAARAITKSEGGVIVPPEDSQALATAILDLYQKPDKVKTLGENSRKYAVEQYAFEQALNQYEALCDSLTADDKVINHPSVTKQEV; this comes from the coding sequence ATGCGGATTTTAATCTATTCCTACAATTACCACCCAGAACCCATTGGTATTGCCCCGCTAATGACGGAATTAGCACAAGGACTGGTCAAACGTGGACACGAAGTCCGCGTTGTCACAGCTATGCCAAACTACCCCGAACGTCAAATTTACCCAGAATATCGCGGTAAGCTGTATTTAACTGAACATAAAAATGGCGTTCACATTCAACGCAGTTTTGTATGGATTCGCCCCCAACCAAATTTATTAGATCGGGTTTTATTAGACGCTAGTTTTGTTGTCACCAGTTTTATACCCGCATTTATGGGTAAACGCCCAGATGTAATTATTTTAACTTCTCCATCTTTGCCTGTTTGTATCCCCGCTACCCTACTAGGATGGTTACGTAACTGTCCAGTGGTCTTAAATTTACAAGATATATTACCCGAAGCCGCAGTCCATGTGGGATTGCTCAAAAATAAATTATTAATCAAAATATTCACAGCATTAGAAAAGTTCGCCTACGCCAAAGCGACAAAAATCAGTGTTATTGCTGATGGATTTGTAGAAAATTTACTTTCCAAAAACGTACCAGCTAGTAAAATTGTCCAAATTCCCAACTGGGTTGATGTCAACTTTATCAGCCCCTTACCAAAAGAAGCAAACCCTTTCCGAACTACACATAAACTCAATGGTAAGTTTGTAATCTTATATTCTGGCAATATTGCTCTCACGCAAGGCTTGGAAACTGTAATTAAAGCTGCTGCCAAACTACGAGATATTACTGAAATAGCCTTTGTGATTGTGGGTGAAGCAAAAGGGTTACAAAGATTACAACAACACTGTTTAGACTGGGGCGCAGATAATGTTTTATTATTGCCTTTTCAACCCCGTCAAGAACTACCACAAATGTTAGCAGCCGCAGATGTGGGCTTAGTTGTACAAAAGAAAAATGTAATTTCCTTCAATATGCCATCAAAAATCCAAGTTTTGCTTGCAAGTGGCAGAGCAATATTAGGATCAGTACCAGACAATGGTACAGCAGCTAGAGCAATTACAAAAAGCGAAGGGGGAGTTATTGTTCCTCCCGAAGACTCTCAAGCCCTAGCAACAGCAATTTTAGACCTTTACCAAAAACCAGACAAGGTAAAAACTCTCGGTGAAAATAGCCGTAAATATGCCGTAGAGCAATACGCTTTTGAGCAAGCACTTAATCAGTATGAAGCACTTTGCGATTCATTAACAGCAGATGATAAAGTAATCAATCACCCATCTGTGACTAAACAAGAAGTTTAA
- a CDS encoding anti-sigma factor antagonist (This anti-anti-sigma factor, or anti-sigma factor antagonist, belongs to a family that includes characterized members SpoIIAA, RsbV, RsfA, and RsfB.) has protein sequence MATKVHSFMSSQPTEANFPVTYLNDTAVVQVSMRLSVVEAVGFKQTCQNLLQADSHPQQVIIDFQNTIFMDSSGLGALVSNFKYAQEQSITFKLCHVTPQVMAVLNLTGLDQVFSIESYKSFESTESNDSGDNRKTAGRKVDPLPQTHPSVASWMKRVIDIIGSLVGLVITGFLFIPIAISIQLNDPGPIFFRQTRCGWMGKRFYIWKFRSMCVDAEAKKAQVKNQVEGAFFKNENDPRITKIGRFLRRTSLDELPQFWNVLKGEMSLVGTRPPTPDEVERYEVPEWQRLDVKPGMTGEWQVNGRSTVRSFEDVIRLDLQYQQNWTLVYDLKLIFKTIIILFHKNSGAV, from the coding sequence ATGGCAACTAAAGTGCATAGCTTCATGAGTAGCCAACCCACAGAGGCAAATTTCCCAGTTACTTACCTGAACGATACCGCAGTAGTCCAGGTGTCAATGCGTTTGAGCGTGGTTGAGGCTGTCGGCTTTAAGCAAACCTGCCAAAACCTACTCCAAGCTGATTCACATCCCCAACAGGTAATCATTGATTTCCAAAATACTATCTTTATGGATAGTAGCGGTTTAGGTGCTTTAGTGAGTAATTTTAAATATGCCCAAGAACAAAGTATCACATTTAAACTTTGTCATGTCACTCCCCAGGTGATGGCAGTATTAAATCTAACAGGATTAGATCAGGTATTTTCTATTGAGTCTTATAAAAGCTTCGAAAGCACGGAATCTAATGATTCAGGAGATAATCGGAAAACTGCTGGTCGAAAAGTAGACCCCCTCCCACAAACTCATCCTTCTGTGGCCTCTTGGATGAAAAGAGTCATTGATATTATTGGATCATTGGTAGGTTTAGTAATTACAGGGTTTTTATTTATTCCCATTGCGATCTCTATCCAACTCAACGATCCAGGCCCGATTTTCTTTAGACAAACTCGCTGTGGGTGGATGGGTAAACGTTTTTATATTTGGAAATTCCGTTCTATGTGTGTAGATGCGGAAGCCAAAAAAGCCCAAGTGAAAAACCAAGTAGAAGGTGCTTTCTTTAAAAATGAAAACGACCCCAGAATCACTAAAATAGGACGCTTTTTACGTCGTACCAGTTTAGATGAACTGCCGCAATTTTGGAATGTCCTCAAAGGGGAAATGAGTTTAGTTGGCACTAGGCCACCTACCCCTGATGAAGTAGAAAGATACGAAGTCCCAGAATGGCAACGTTTAGATGTTAAACCAGGCATGACCGGAGAATGGCAGGTAAACGGCCGTTCCACAGTCCGCAGTTTTGAAGATGTAATTCGTCTAGATTTGCAGTATCAGCAAAATTGGACTTTAGTTTACGATTTAAAACTGATTTTCAAAACCATAATCATATTGTTTCACAAAAACAGTGGTGCTGTTTAA
- a CDS encoding 7-carboxy-7-deazaguanine synthase QueE — MIAKTTVKPTARLVEVFSAIQGEGLNVGTRQIFIRFGICDLRCHFCDSAHTWNAPSSCHIERSPGLRDFEIYSNPISISMLVEWVTRQNLPSLHDSISLTGGEPLLHAPFLAQFLPEVRSLTNLPIYLETGGHRPEQLPMILPYLDSVGMDLKIPSVSGESHWTEHQQFLQLCLDANLEIFVKIIVSQRTDPGELERAASLVREVNENIPIFLQPVTPLTETQKFSEVPVLAPLPDQVLEWQALMKKFVKQVRVIPQTHKMLNQL; from the coding sequence ATGATTGCTAAAACTACAGTTAAACCTACTGCACGCCTGGTTGAAGTTTTTTCTGCTATTCAAGGAGAAGGACTCAACGTCGGGACACGTCAAATTTTTATTCGCTTTGGTATTTGTGACTTGCGATGCCACTTTTGCGATAGCGCCCATACCTGGAATGCACCTTCTTCCTGTCATATAGAGCGTTCTCCTGGACTAAGAGATTTTGAAATCTACTCTAATCCTATTTCTATTTCCATGTTAGTTGAATGGGTAACAAGACAAAATTTGCCTTCTTTACACGATAGTATCAGCTTAACTGGAGGCGAACCTCTTCTTCATGCTCCTTTTTTGGCGCAGTTTTTACCAGAGGTGCGATCGCTCACTAATTTACCTATCTATCTGGAAACCGGAGGACATCGTCCAGAACAGTTGCCCATGATTTTGCCCTATCTTGACTCCGTGGGCATGGATTTAAAAATCCCTAGCGTGAGTGGTGAAAGTCATTGGACAGAACATCAACAATTTCTCCAACTATGCCTTGATGCAAATTTAGAAATTTTTGTCAAGATAATTGTCTCTCAAAGGACAGATCCTGGCGAATTGGAACGTGCTGCTAGTTTAGTCAGGGAAGTTAATGAAAATATACCCATATTTTTGCAACCTGTTACACCCCTAACCGAAACGCAAAAATTTAGTGAAGTGCCTGTTTTAGCACCCCTTCCCGATCAAGTTTTAGAATGGCAAGCCTTGATGAAAAAATTTGTTAAACAAGTGCGGGTTATACCCCAGACACACAAAATGTTAAACCAGTTGTAG
- a CDS encoding DUF3318 domain-containing protein: MTSYTTSSAKAEMSELRRLKSLLPPELQSWVTVEGTTEVSPPLVRCEEIGKDQVEIQIDLVKWDALAMDQRNLLFWHEVARIQNDTVPKDGWEMAALAIGLGGAVGELWVQDGLLLVLALALCGVSGWRLYQKNNGEKQIRELLDADEKAIALATRFGYSLPNAYKSLGSALKTLIDTTPSKRQRSRYEARLSALKRSANKAKAKSKSTDEGRF; this comes from the coding sequence ATGACATCCTATACAACCTCCTCAGCCAAAGCGGAAATGAGTGAACTCCGGCGGTTGAAAAGCTTACTACCCCCAGAATTACAAAGTTGGGTGACAGTTGAAGGTACAACAGAGGTAAGTCCTCCTCTGGTTCGTTGTGAAGAAATTGGTAAAGACCAAGTAGAAATCCAAATTGACTTGGTGAAATGGGACGCTTTAGCCATGGATCAACGTAATCTGTTGTTTTGGCATGAAGTCGCCAGAATTCAGAATGATACAGTTCCTAAAGATGGTTGGGAAATGGCAGCACTAGCTATTGGTTTAGGTGGTGCTGTGGGTGAATTATGGGTACAAGATGGTTTATTGCTGGTACTAGCCTTGGCTCTTTGTGGGGTTTCCGGCTGGAGACTATATCAGAAGAATAATGGAGAAAAGCAAATCAGGGAATTGCTGGATGCTGATGAAAAGGCGATCGCCCTAGCTACCCGCTTTGGTTATAGTCTCCCCAATGCCTACAAGAGTTTGGGTAGTGCCTTAAAAACCTTAATTGACACTACACCCAGTAAACGTCAGCGTTCTCGCTATGAAGCCAGACTGTCTGCCCTCAAACGTAGTGCTAACAAAGCCAAAGCCAAATCAAAATCCACCGATGAAGGCAGATTTTAA
- a CDS encoding amino acid ABC transporter substrate-binding protein, whose protein sequence is MNIHKSALALILAPFIFTLSACGGESGTTDNTTKPITRNIGSIVKTRGQLMCGVSGELPGFSFVGTDGNYSGIDVDVCRAVAAALFDDPNAVEFRNLNSKERFTALQTGEVDLLSRNTSWTFSRDTSVGLDFAPVVFYDGQAMMVNKSSGVKSLADLKDKAICAQSGTTTEQNLADQMRKRSITYKPVVFEDINITFATYAEGRCNGITADRSALVSRRTTLPKPEDNIILDELLSSEPLAPAVAKGDPQWRDTVKWVVYALIKAEELGINSQNLAEFANSNDPEIKRFLGTEGNLGAGLGLSSDFAARVVKHVGNYGEIYDRNLGTQTKLNLPRNQNQLATKGGLLYAPPFR, encoded by the coding sequence ATGAATATACACAAATCAGCTTTAGCTCTAATTTTAGCTCCCTTCATTTTTACCCTCAGTGCTTGTGGTGGTGAATCAGGAACAACGGATAACACGACAAAACCAATCACTCGCAATATCGGCAGTATAGTAAAAACCCGTGGTCAGCTAATGTGCGGTGTGAGTGGTGAGTTACCAGGCTTTAGTTTTGTGGGTACAGATGGTAACTATAGCGGTATTGATGTGGATGTTTGTCGTGCTGTGGCTGCGGCTTTGTTTGATGATCCCAATGCAGTGGAATTTCGTAACCTGAACTCTAAGGAAAGATTTACTGCTTTACAAACTGGAGAAGTAGATTTACTCAGCCGTAATACTAGCTGGACTTTCAGCCGTGATACTTCTGTTGGTTTGGATTTTGCACCAGTGGTTTTTTATGATGGTCAAGCAATGATGGTTAATAAAAGTAGCGGTGTTAAGTCCCTAGCAGATTTAAAAGATAAAGCTATCTGCGCTCAAAGTGGGACAACCACTGAACAAAATTTAGCTGACCAAATGCGGAAACGGAGTATTACTTACAAACCTGTTGTTTTTGAAGATATCAATATTACTTTTGCAACTTACGCAGAAGGTCGCTGTAATGGGATCACGGCTGATCGTTCGGCTTTGGTTTCCCGGCGTACAACTTTACCCAAACCAGAAGATAATATCATTCTCGATGAGTTACTTTCTTCTGAACCCTTAGCCCCGGCAGTTGCTAAAGGTGATCCTCAATGGCGAGATACGGTTAAGTGGGTTGTTTATGCTTTGATTAAAGCTGAAGAATTAGGAATTAATTCTCAAAATCTAGCTGAGTTCGCTAACAGTAATGATCCAGAAATTAAGCGCTTTTTAGGTACAGAAGGCAATTTGGGAGCAGGATTAGGTTTAAGTAGTGATTTTGCCGCGCGAGTAGTTAAGCACGTTGGTAATTACGGCGAAATTTATGATCGCAATTTGGGGACACAAACAAAGCTCAATCTTCCCCGCAATCAAAATCAACTGGCTACAAAAGGTGGTTTACTCTACGCACCTCCGTTTAGATAA
- a CDS encoding ABC transporter permease subunit (The N-terminal region of this protein, as described by TIGR01726, is a three transmembrane segment that identifies a subfamily of ABC transporter permease subunits, which specificities that include histidine, arginine, glutamine, glutamate, L-cystine (sic), the opines (in Agrobacterium) octopine and nopaline, etc.) — MTNSKPPIWRDSLFWQIATQVIAVVLAISIVVILGMNLNRNLRQLGINFGFDFLQQQASFDIGETPINYSPTDNYIRALLIGLLNSLKIAVTGIILTTIVGITAGIARLSDNWLVRNISSVYVEIFRNTPLLLQLLFWYFSVFLNFPKVDNKVSVLGVFGFSQNGIEVFGVNFSPEFATLLLGLTFYTGAFIAEIVRGGIKSVAKGQWEAGRSLGLKPGLVMRFVIFPQALRVIIPPLTSQYLNLTKNSSLAIAIGYPDVYFVASTTFNQTGKAVEVMLLIMFTYLILSLFISLMMNLLNRSVQIKER, encoded by the coding sequence ATGACTAATTCCAAACCTCCAATTTGGCGAGATTCTCTCTTTTGGCAAATTGCCACACAAGTTATAGCTGTAGTTTTAGCTATTTCTATAGTTGTGATTTTAGGGATGAATCTCAACCGCAATTTACGACAGTTAGGAATTAATTTCGGGTTTGATTTTCTCCAACAACAAGCATCTTTTGATATTGGGGAGACTCCGATCAATTATAGTCCCACTGATAACTATATCCGAGCTTTATTGATAGGGTTGCTGAATTCTTTAAAAATAGCTGTTACTGGAATTATCCTGACGACAATTGTGGGGATAACTGCGGGGATTGCTCGCTTATCTGATAATTGGTTGGTGCGAAATATCAGTTCTGTGTATGTGGAGATTTTTAGAAATACTCCATTATTATTACAGTTACTATTTTGGTATTTCTCTGTTTTTCTGAATTTCCCCAAGGTAGACAATAAAGTTTCTGTTTTGGGTGTGTTTGGTTTTAGTCAAAATGGAATTGAAGTTTTTGGGGTTAATTTTTCTCCTGAGTTTGCAACCTTGTTACTAGGTTTAACTTTTTACACTGGTGCTTTTATTGCCGAAATTGTCAGAGGAGGAATTAAATCAGTTGCTAAAGGACAATGGGAAGCTGGGCGATCGCTTGGTTTAAAACCTGGTCTGGTGATGCGTTTTGTCATTTTTCCCCAAGCTTTACGGGTGATTATTCCCCCGCTGACTAGCCAATATTTGAATTTAACTAAAAATTCTAGTTTGGCGATCGCAATCGGTTATCCTGATGTTTATTTTGTCGCTTCTACTACTTTTAATCAAACAGGTAAAGCTGTAGAGGTGATGTTGTTAATTATGTTTACTTATCTGATTTTGAGTTTATTTATTTCTTTGATGATGAATTTATTAAATCGTTCTGTACAAATTAAGGAAAGATGA
- a CDS encoding amino acid ABC transporter permease produces the protein MNMLSWFRKNLFSTWYNGLSTIVCLIFIFWAIKNILVWSFTQAQWQVVYLNLHLFLVGRYPQVLYWRIWIVAGIITVLGLITWGVFTKHQNVIKNRFSQFIIPLLAPAWLLSFAINIWLIGGGFGLKSVSTNLWNGLLLTLLMATVSIILSFPFGVLLALGRTSKLFIIRWFSILYIEIFRGLPLIGILFLAQVMLPLFLPADLRLDRLVRGIAGLVLFSAAYMAENVRGGLQSIPRGQSEAAKALGLNTPLILIFVVLPQALRAVIPAIVGQFIGLFKDTSLLSLVGLVELTGIARTILAQPRFLGKYAEVYIFIGFVYWIFCYSMSFAARKLEKQLGN, from the coding sequence ATGAATATGTTAAGTTGGTTCAGAAAAAACCTTTTTAGTACGTGGTATAATGGATTATCAACTATAGTTTGTCTTATATTTATATTTTGGGCAATTAAAAATATTCTGGTTTGGTCTTTTACTCAAGCACAATGGCAAGTTGTTTATCTTAATTTACATCTTTTTTTAGTTGGTAGATATCCCCAAGTTTTATATTGGCGTATTTGGATCGTTGCCGGAATTATTACGGTTTTAGGTTTAATTACTTGGGGTGTTTTTACTAAGCATCAAAATGTTATTAAAAATAGATTTTCTCAATTTATTATTCCTTTACTTGCACCAGCTTGGTTATTATCTTTTGCAATTAATATCTGGTTAATTGGTGGCGGTTTTGGTTTAAAATCTGTATCTACAAATTTATGGAATGGTTTATTACTAACTTTGTTAATGGCAACAGTTAGTATTATTCTTTCTTTTCCTTTTGGTGTATTATTAGCTTTAGGGAGAACAAGTAAGTTATTTATAATTCGCTGGTTTTCTATTCTCTATATTGAAATATTTAGAGGACTACCATTAATCGGTATTCTGTTTCTGGCTCAGGTTATGTTACCTCTATTTTTACCAGCAGATTTACGTTTAGATCGTTTAGTTAGAGGTATTGCTGGATTAGTTTTATTCAGTGCTGCATACATGGCGGAAAATGTGCGCGGTGGGTTACAATCAATTCCCAGGGGACAATCTGAAGCAGCAAAAGCATTAGGTTTAAATACACCTTTAATATTAATATTCGTTGTTTTACCTCAAGCTTTACGCGCTGTTATTCCGGCTATTGTCGGTCAGTTTATTGGTTTATTTAAAGATACTTCTCTGTTATCTTTAGTAGGATTAGTCGAATTAACAGGTATTGCTAGAACTATTTTAGCTCAACCACGATTTTTGGGAAAATATGCAGAGGTATATATATTCATTGGTTTTGTTTATTGGATATTTTGTTATTCCATGTCCTTCGCTGCTCGTAAATTAGAAAAGCAGTTAGGTAATTAG
- a CDS encoding amino acid ABC transporter ATP-binding protein produces the protein MQVQEPVIIAEEVHKWYGKFHVLKGVSLTVNRGEVVVLMGPSGSGKSTFIRTFNALEEYQQGKITIDGITLSRDLKNIETIRKEAGMVFQQFNLFPHLTVLQNITLAPIWVRKLQKAKAEELAMQLLERVGILAQAHKYPGQLSGGQQQRVAIARALAMQPKIMLFDEPTSALDPEMVREVLDVMKNLAREGMTMVVVTHEVGFAREVADRVILMDSGSLVEEATPETFFTAPQEERSRKFLSQIL, from the coding sequence ATGCAAGTTCAAGAACCTGTTATTATCGCTGAAGAAGTTCATAAATGGTATGGTAAATTTCATGTTCTTAAAGGTGTTAGTCTCACTGTTAACCGGGGAGAAGTTGTCGTTTTAATGGGTCCTTCTGGTTCGGGAAAATCAACTTTTATCCGCACATTTAACGCTTTAGAGGAATATCAACAAGGTAAAATTACTATTGATGGAATTACTCTCAGTCGTGATTTAAAAAATATTGAAACCATCCGCAAAGAAGCAGGAATGGTATTTCAACAGTTTAATTTATTTCCCCATTTAACAGTTTTACAAAATATTACCCTCGCACCTATTTGGGTAAGGAAATTACAAAAAGCTAAAGCGGAAGAATTAGCAATGCAACTGTTAGAAAGGGTAGGAATTTTAGCCCAAGCACATAAATATCCAGGACAGTTATCTGGTGGACAACAGCAACGGGTAGCTATAGCGCGTGCCTTAGCAATGCAACCCAAAATCATGCTATTTGATGAACCAACTTCAGCTTTAGATCCGGAAATGGTCAGAGAGGTATTAGATGTGATGAAAAATCTTGCTCGTGAAGGAATGACAATGGTTGTCGTCACTCATGAAGTGGGTTTTGCGCGGGAAGTTGCTGATAGAGTAATTCTTATGGATAGTGGTTCTCTCGTTGAAGAAGCAACACCTGAGACATTTTTTACCGCACCACAAGAAGAAAGATCACGGAAGTTTTTATCACAAATTCTTTAG
- the remA gene encoding extracellular matrix/biofilm regulator RemA gives MDIQLINIGFGNIVSANRVVAIVSPESAPIKRIITDARDRGQLIDATYGRRTRAVIITDSSHIVLSAIQPETVANRFVISRDHHTVDN, from the coding sequence ATGGATATTCAATTAATCAACATTGGTTTTGGGAACATCGTATCAGCCAATCGAGTGGTTGCTATTGTCAGTCCAGAATCTGCTCCCATTAAGCGTATTATTACCGACGCTAGAGACAGAGGACAACTGATTGATGCCACCTATGGCCGTCGGACTAGGGCTGTAATTATTACTGATTCTAGTCATATTGTTTTATCAGCAATTCAGCCGGAAACGGTAGCAAATCGCTTTGTCATTTCCCGCGATCATCATACAGTGGATAATTAA
- the gmk gene encoding guanylate kinase, with protein sequence MQVLPIYSGATTQQILSLGKLVVLTGPSGVGKGTLMQKLLERHPELYYSVSATTRSPRPGEINGQNYYFVDRSQFEKLVAQGEFLEWAEFANNYYGTPRAAVLEKIKSGKLVVLEIELEGARQIRRSYPNALSIFILPPTFLELENRIRGRGQDSEEAIARRLNRAQAEIQAAGEFDIQIVNDDFETALHQIEAILFA encoded by the coding sequence ATGCAAGTTTTACCAATTTACAGTGGTGCTACTACCCAACAAATTCTTTCTCTAGGCAAATTAGTTGTTTTAACCGGTCCTAGTGGCGTTGGGAAGGGAACTCTCATGCAGAAACTTCTGGAGCGTCATCCAGAACTGTACTACTCTGTATCTGCTACAACTCGTTCTCCCCGCCCAGGAGAAATAAATGGTCAAAATTATTACTTTGTTGACCGCAGCCAATTTGAAAAATTAGTGGCTCAAGGTGAATTTTTGGAATGGGCAGAATTTGCCAATAATTATTACGGCACACCCCGTGCAGCAGTGCTAGAAAAAATTAAATCTGGCAAGTTAGTGGTGCTAGAAATTGAATTAGAAGGGGCAAGACAAATTAGGCGTTCTTACCCAAATGCTTTGAGTATTTTTATACTTCCACCAACATTCTTGGAATTAGAAAACCGGATACGCGGACGGGGACAAGATTCTGAAGAGGCGATCGCCCGTCGTTTAAATCGCGCTCAAGCAGAAATTCAAGCTGCTGGGGAGTTTGATATTCAAATTGTCAATGATGATTTTGAAACTGCCTTGCACCAAATCGAAGCGATTTTATTTGCATAA
- a CDS encoding photosystem I reaction center protein subunit XI: MAQSVNASKNLASDPRNRETVRPAGRDPQDGNLETPINSSPLVKWFIGNLPAYRPGLNPFRRGLEVGMAHGYLLFGPFHKLGPLRNADNATLAGLLGSIGLVVILTACLSMYANSNPDKALASVTVPNPPVDAFNSKESWNNFASAFLIGGIGGAVVAFFLTVNSGLIQGLIG, from the coding sequence ATGGCACAATCAGTCAACGCTTCCAAGAATCTCGCCAGTGATCCCAGAAATCGGGAAACAGTGAGACCCGCTGGTCGTGATCCCCAAGATGGAAATTTAGAGACTCCAATTAATTCTTCACCCTTGGTGAAGTGGTTTATTGGTAATCTCCCCGCTTATCGTCCTGGTCTAAATCCTTTTAGACGTGGTTTAGAAGTGGGTATGGCTCACGGTTACTTGCTGTTTGGACCTTTCCATAAGTTGGGTCCATTACGTAATGCTGACAATGCTACCTTGGCTGGGTTGTTGGGTAGTATTGGTTTAGTTGTCATTCTGACAGCTTGCTTGTCAATGTATGCTAATAGCAATCCTGATAAAGCATTAGCGAGTGTGACTGTACCCAATCCGCCTGTAGATGCTTTTAACTCCAAAGAAAGCTGGAACAACTTTGCCAGTGCTTTCTTAATTGGTGGTATTGGTGGTGCAGTAGTTGCTTTCTTCTTGACTGTTAACTCTGGTCTTATCCAAGGTTTAATCGGTTAA
- the psaJ gene encoding photosystem I reaction center subunit IX, with the protein MADKSDQSSYLIKFISTAPVAATIWLSITAGILIEFNRFFPDLLFHPLP; encoded by the coding sequence ATGGCTGACAAAAGCGATCAATCATCCTATTTGATCAAGTTTATTTCCACAGCACCTGTGGCAGCTACCATTTGGCTGTCCATTACAGCGGGTATCTTGATTGAATTTAACCGCTTTTTTCCAGACTTACTTTTCCATCCTCTACCATAG
- a CDS encoding Photosystem I reaction center subunit III, with the protein MRRLFALILAIGLWFNFAPSANALGANLVPCKDSPAFQALAQNARNTTADPESGKKRFERYSQALCGPEGYPHLIVDGRLDRAGDFLIPGILFLYIAGWIGWVGRAYLQAIKKEGSAEQKEIQIDLGLALPIISSGFAWPAAALKELLSGELTAKDSEITISPR; encoded by the coding sequence ATGCGACGATTGTTTGCTTTGATTTTAGCGATTGGTCTCTGGTTCAACTTTGCTCCCTCAGCAAATGCTCTGGGTGCAAACCTTGTACCTTGCAAAGACTCTCCCGCATTTCAAGCATTAGCTCAAAATGCCCGTAACACCACTGCTGACCCAGAATCTGGTAAAAAGCGGTTTGAGCGTTATTCTCAGGCTCTATGTGGCCCTGAAGGCTATCCTCACTTGATTGTGGATGGTCGCCTGGATCGTGCTGGTGACTTTTTGATTCCTGGTATTCTCTTCCTCTACATTGCTGGTTGGATCGGCTGGGTAGGTCGTGCTTACCTACAAGCAATCAAAAAAGAAGGCAGTGCTGAACAAAAAGAAATCCAAATTGATTTGGGTTTAGCTCTACCTATCATCAGCAGCGGTTTCGCTTGGCCAGCAGCAGCACTGAAAGAATTACTTTCTGGTGAATTGACAGCGAAGGATTCAGAAATTACTATTTCTCCCCGCTAA